One Cucurbita pepo subsp. pepo cultivar mu-cu-16 chromosome LG20, ASM280686v2, whole genome shotgun sequence genomic window carries:
- the LOC111783185 gene encoding uncharacterized protein LOC111783185, with protein MGLDGGLSWADQWDSNPDPGPPPSSAENGKKKKKKKKEKEEGGSSSSEKSIFKKASLKWIKELRKKSEKS; from the coding sequence ATGGGTTTAGATGGTGGTCTGTCATGGGCAGATCAATGGGATTCCAACCCTGACCCAGGCCCTCCACCGTCGTCGGCAGAAAacgggaagaagaagaagaagaagaagaaggagaaggaggaggggGGATCCTCCTCGTCAGAGAAGAGCATATTTAAGAAGGCAAGCTTGAAGTGGATAAAGGAATTGCGAAAGAAATCTGAGAAATCTTGA